From the genome of Pseudomonas sp. PDM14:
GGTGGTGGCGGGCGGACCGACTACAACTACTTTCTGGCAACCGGCGGCCTCTCCGAGGACCGCGCCATGGGCTATGCCCGCGAGGCGTTGCGTCAGGCGCTGGTCAATCTCGAGGCGCAGCCGGCACCCGCCGGGACCTTCCCGGTGGTGATGGGCGCCGGCTGGTCCGGCGTACTGCTGCACGAGGCGGTCGGTCACGGCCTGGAAGGCGACTTCAACCGCAAGGGCAGCTCCAACTACAGCGGCAAGGTCGGCGAGAAGGTCGCCTCCAGCCTGTGCACCATCGTCGATGACGGCACCCTGGCCGGTCGCCGCGGTTCGCTGAGTGTCGACGACGAAGGCACGCCGACCAGCTGCACCACACTGATCGAGAACGGCGTGCTCAAGGGCTACATGCAGGACAAGCTGAACGCCCGCTTGATGGGCGTGGCGCGTACCGGCAACGGTCGCCGCGAGTCCTACGCGCACCTGCCGATGCCGCGCATGACCAACACCTACATGCTTGCCGGAGAGAGCGACCCGGAAGAAATCATCCGCTCGGTGAAGAAGGGGATCTACTGCGCCAACCTCGGCGGCGGTCAGGTCGACATCACCAGCGGCAAGTTCGTCTTCTCCACCAGTGAGGCCTACCTCATCGAGGACGGCAAGATCACCGCGCCGGTCAAGGGCGCGACCCTGATCGGCAACGGCCCGGAGGCGATGAGCAAGGTGTCGATGGTCGGCACCGACCTGGCCCTGGACAGCGGTGTGGGCACCTGTGGCAAGGACGGGCAGTCGGTGCCGGTCGGCGTCGGCCAGCCGACTCTGAAGATCGATGCGATTACCGTCGGTGGCACGGGTAGCTGAGGATGGCTCGGTCGGGCTGCAGGCGTTGCCTGCTAACCCGATTTGCAGGGTTAACGCAGGCCGCGCTGGGTTTCGTCCAGGTCGCGGATGTATTTGAAGACCTTGCGCGCGGCGGCTGGCGGTTTGTTCCGCGCCGCTTCGTGCTGGGCATGACGGATCAGGCTGCGCAGGTGCTGGCGGTCGGTTTCCGGGTAATCGACGACGAAGCTTTCCAGCGTGGTGTCGTCACCGGTGATCAGGCGGTCGCGCCAGCGTTCGAGGTTGTGGAAGCGCTCGTTGTATTCGCGGGTGGAGCTGTCGACCTGGTCGATCAGGGCGAGGATGCCCTCGACGTCCTGTTCGCGCATGAGCTTGCCGATGAACTGGACGTGGCGCTTTTTCGCCGCATTGGCCGTGTGTTTCGGCGCTTCGGCCAGGGCCTTGCGCATGGCATCGGTGAGCGGCAGCTTGGCCAGCAGGTCGGGCTTGAGGGTGGTGAGGCGCTGACCGAGGTCCTGCAGCGCATGCAGCTCGCGCTTGACCTGGGTCTTGCTCTTCTCGCCGGAGAAGTCGTCGTCGTAAGAATCAGCCATGGGGGCGGTCCAGAGGGAAACGCCGCCATGATAACGAGTCGGGGGTTGCCTGTCCCTGTTCCCGCAGCGGCGGGGAGGGTTCCCCATCAGTGGAGTGCAGCATGAGTTCAGCAGATAGCGTAGGCCCGCAGGCGTTGCCGGCCTTGCAGGCTCAGGTCGAACAGATCATCGCCGAAGCGCGCCGCCAGGGCGCCAGTGCCTGCGAAGTTGCCGTGTCAGTGGAGCAGGGCCTGTCCACCACGGTGCGCCAGCGCGAAGTCGAGACAGTCGAATTCAACCGGGACGAAGGCTTCGGCATCACCCTCTACGTCGGCCAGCGCAAGGGCTCGGCGAGCACCTCTGCCACCGGCGAGGCAGCAATTCGCGAAACCGTCGCCGCGGCCCTGGCCATCGCCAAGCACGCCTCGGAAGACGATTGCGCCGGTCTCGCCGACGCGGCGCTGATGGCCCGCGAACTGCCGGACCTGGACCTCTATCACCCCTGGTCGGTGACGCCCGAGCGCGCCATCGAACTGGCCCTGAGTTGTGAGGACGCCGCATTCGCCGCCGACCCGCGCATCAGCAATGCCGACGGCACCACCCTGAGTACCCACCAAGGCTGTCGCGTGTACGGCAACAGTCACGGCTTCATCGGCGGCTACGCCAGCACCCGGCACAGCCTCAGCTGCGTGATGATCGCCGAGGGTGAAGGGCAGATGCAGCGAGACTACTGGTACGACGTTAATCGCCAGGGCGAGCTGCTCGCCGACCCGCTGTTGATCGGCCGCCAGGCCGCGTCTCGTACGGCGGCACGCCTGGGTGCGCGCGCGGTGCCGACCTGCGAAGTCCCGGTGCTGTTCGCCGCGGAGCTGGCCACCGGGTTGTTCGGCAGCTTCCTCGGTGCGATCTCCGGCGGCAACCTGTACCGCAAATCCTCGTTCCTCGAAGGTGCTCTGGGGCAGCGTCTGTTCCCCGAGTGGCTGACCCTCGACGAGCGCCCGCTCATCCCGCGGGCGATGGGCAGTGCGACCTTCGACGGCGACGGCCTGGCAACCTATGCCAAGCCCTTCGTCACCGATGGCGAGCTGGTGTCCTACATCCTCGGCACCTATTCCGGGCGCAAGCTGAACCTGCCGAGCACGGCCAACTCCGGCGGCGTGCACAACCTGTTCGTCAGCCATGGCGACGAGGACCAGAAAGCGCTGATCCGCCGCATGGGGCGCGGCCTGCTAGTCACCGAGCTGATGGGCCACGGCCTGAACATGGTGACCGGCGACTACTCGCGCGGTGCTGCCGGTTTCTGGGTGGAGCGTGGCGAGATCCAGTTCCCGGTCCAGGAAGTGACCATTGCCGGCAACATGCGTGACATGTTCCGGCAGATCGTCGCCGTTGGCAGCGATCTCGAGCTGCGCGGCAACATCCGCACCGGCTCCGTGCTGATCGAGAAGATGACCGTCGCCGGCAGTTGATCGCTGCCGCTGCGACACCACCGCACGCCGTTCCAGGCGTGCGGTGAGGCTCCCGGGCACTCGCTGCGGGTGCCGATCCTTCCTTCCCTGAGTGTTTCTCCGTTCGTCACGGTGTGGTCGGTACGTGCGGTTTCTTCGTGCAGTCCTACAATGTATTGATTATTCTTATCAAATAAGAATTAATATCGTTTCATTGTGCTGAGGCTGTGCCATGGCGTTTCGCTCCCGTAATTCGCCGTGCCTGGACTGCTGGTTCTGGCAGGGTTTTCGTATCCGCTGCGCGTTGCTGCCCGACGAGCCGCGCCTGCTGGAGCTGTACTGGGCGCAGGGTCGGGAACTGGTCGAGCACGGCCTGCTCGGGCCGTGGCGGATGTCGCTGACCACCCTCAATCTGCTCCTCGATACCGCCTGCGATGCCGCACTGCCCTGGCACTGGCGCAGCCTCTGCCTCGATCACGCCTACCGCTCGCTGTATGCCCTGCAACACCTCGCTGCAAGCCGTCGCCAGCAACACAGCCTCAATCGCCTGCGCAACCGCCTGGCCACGCTGCACCTGCAGCCCTCCCTCACATCATCTGAACTGGCAGAAGGAAATCCGTATGAATGAGTCCCGCATCGAACACGACAGCATGGGCGAACTGGCGGTCCCCGCCGACGCGCTGTACGGCGCACAGACCCAGCGTGCGGTGAACAATTTCCCGGTGTCCGGGCAGCGCATGCCGGCCGCATTCATTCGTGCCCTGATCCTGGCGAAGGCCGCGGCGGCGCGGGCCAACGTCGACCTGGAACAGATCAGCCCGGCGCTCGGCGACGCCATCGCCGCCGCCTGTCAGCAGTTGCTGGATGGCGACTTCATGGCGCACTTCCCGGTGGATATCTTCCAGACCGGCTCGGGTACCAGCTCGAACATGAATGCCAACGAAGTGATCGCCACCCTTGCCAGCCGCATCCTCGGCGACAAGGTCAATCCCAACGACCACGTCAACTGCGGCCAGAGCAGCAACGACATCATCCCCACCACCATCCACGTCAGTGCTGCCATCGAGATCCACGAGCGCCTGTTGCCGGCCCTCGGCCACCTGCTGACCGTGCTCTGCGAAAAATCCTTGGAAGTGCAGCCCTATGTGAAGACCGGTCGCACCCACCTGATGGATGCCATGCCAGTGCGCATGAGCCAGGTACTCGACGGCTGGGCGCAGCAGATCCAGGCCAACATCGAGCACCTGCGCATGCTCCTGCCGAGCCTGCAGGCCCTGGCCCAAGGCGGCACGGCCGTCGGCACGGGGATCAACGCCCACCCGCGCTTCGCCGAATGCTTCTGCGCCGAACTCAAGGGGTTGGCCGGCCAGCCATTCACTCCTGGCGCCAACTTCTTCGCCCTGATCGGCTCGCAGGACACCGCCGTGGCCGTCTCCGGGCAACTGAAAACCACCGCCGTGTCGCTGATGAAGATCGCCAACGACCTGCGCTGGATGAACTCCGGGCCGCTCGCCGGCCTCGCCGAGATTGAACTGGAAGCGTTGCAACCGGGCTCCTCGATCATGCCGGGCAAGGTCAACCCGGTGATCCCGGAAGCCACCGCGATGGTTGCTGCTCAGGTGATCGGCAACGACGCGACCATCGCCATCGCCGGGCAGTCGGGCAACTTCGAGCTGAACGTGATGCTGCCGGTGATCGCGCAGAACCTGCTGCACAGCATCGAGTTGCTGAGCAATGCCAGCCGCCTGCTGGCCGATCGCGCCATCGCCAGCTTCACCGTCAATCAGCCGAAGCTGCGCGAAGCATTGGAGCGCAACCCGATCCTGGTGACCGCGCTGAATCCGCTGATCGGCTATCTCAAGGCTGCCGACATCGCCAAGCAGGCCTACAAGCAGGGTCGACCGATCATCGAGGTCGCGCTGGAGCACACCGACCTCAGCCGCGAGCAGCTCGAACAGCTGCTCAATCCGGAAAAACTCACTGAGGGCGGCCTGTAAAGGCGCACTCATCAAACCACGCCAGCGAGGAGGCGGATCGAATGGAGCATTGGAAACGAACCATCGAGACGGGTAATCGCTGCTTCCACGGCGGCGATTGGGTCGCCGCACGCGAACACTACCTGCAAGCCCTGGCGGAAGCGCAGTTGCTGCTCGAACGCTGGGGCGACGCCGAGTCGATCGTCGCCGCCTTCGTCATTTCCCACCATAACCTGGCTGACCTGCACTTGCGTCTCGGCCAGCCGGAAGAGGCGGCCGAGAACCTCTGCGCCAGCCACGAACGTCTGCTGCAGGCCGCGGCCAATCCCGATCTGCCGCCGACCCTGCGCGACGTGGCGCTGCGCCACAGCCGCCGCACCTACACCGAATTGCTGCACTTCATCAGCGAGTACGGCGCCTATCCACGAACCGATCGCCTGCTCGGCCACGCGCCGAAAGTCGACCGGTTGGTAGCGCCCAGCCGTCACTAAAGGAGCTAGACCATGCCGCACAGCCTGCCCCCATTGCCCTATGCCTACGACGCCCTGGAGCCGCATCTTGATGCGCAGACCATGGAAATCCACCACAGCAAGCACCACCAGACCTACATCAACAACCTCAATGCGGCACTAGAG
Proteins encoded in this window:
- a CDS encoding class II fumarate hydratase — protein: MNESRIEHDSMGELAVPADALYGAQTQRAVNNFPVSGQRMPAAFIRALILAKAAAARANVDLEQISPALGDAIAAACQQLLDGDFMAHFPVDIFQTGSGTSSNMNANEVIATLASRILGDKVNPNDHVNCGQSSNDIIPTTIHVSAAIEIHERLLPALGHLLTVLCEKSLEVQPYVKTGRTHLMDAMPVRMSQVLDGWAQQIQANIEHLRMLLPSLQALAQGGTAVGTGINAHPRFAECFCAELKGLAGQPFTPGANFFALIGSQDTAVAVSGQLKTTAVSLMKIANDLRWMNSGPLAGLAEIELEALQPGSSIMPGKVNPVIPEATAMVAAQVIGNDATIAIAGQSGNFELNVMLPVIAQNLLHSIELLSNASRLLADRAIASFTVNQPKLREALERNPILVTALNPLIGYLKAADIAKQAYKQGRPIIEVALEHTDLSREQLEQLLNPEKLTEGGL
- the pmbA gene encoding metalloprotease PmbA, encoding MSSADSVGPQALPALQAQVEQIIAEARRQGASACEVAVSVEQGLSTTVRQREVETVEFNRDEGFGITLYVGQRKGSASTSATGEAAIRETVAAALAIAKHASEDDCAGLADAALMARELPDLDLYHPWSVTPERAIELALSCEDAAFAADPRISNADGTTLSTHQGCRVYGNSHGFIGGYASTRHSLSCVMIAEGEGQMQRDYWYDVNRQGELLADPLLIGRQAASRTAARLGARAVPTCEVPVLFAAELATGLFGSFLGAISGGNLYRKSSFLEGALGQRLFPEWLTLDERPLIPRAMGSATFDGDGLATYAKPFVTDGELVSYILGTYSGRKLNLPSTANSGGVHNLFVSHGDEDQKALIRRMGRGLLVTELMGHGLNMVTGDYSRGAAGFWVERGEIQFPVQEVTIAGNMRDMFRQIVAVGSDLELRGNIRTGSVLIEKMTVAGS
- the tldD gene encoding metalloprotease TldD, whose protein sequence is MSDMLLSVSDHLLAPGGLSIEQLPSILGELAGPGIDAADLYFQSQITESWVLEDGIVKEGSFHLDQGVGVRAQSGEKTGFAYSNAITADALSQAACAARSISRAGQEGRVQAFSSPAITPLYAADNPLEVLDRAAKVELLKRIDVATRALDPRVKQVTVSLAGVWDRILVAASDGSLGADIRPLVRFNVSVIVEQNGRRERGGHGGGGRTDYNYFLATGGLSEDRAMGYAREALRQALVNLEAQPAPAGTFPVVMGAGWSGVLLHEAVGHGLEGDFNRKGSSNYSGKVGEKVASSLCTIVDDGTLAGRRGSLSVDDEGTPTSCTTLIENGVLKGYMQDKLNARLMGVARTGNGRRESYAHLPMPRMTNTYMLAGESDPEEIIRSVKKGIYCANLGGGQVDITSGKFVFSTSEAYLIEDGKITAPVKGATLIGNGPEAMSKVSMVGTDLALDSGVGTCGKDGQSVPVGVGQPTLKIDAITVGGTGS
- the yjgA gene encoding ribosome biogenesis factor YjgA, with the translated sequence MADSYDDDFSGEKSKTQVKRELHALQDLGQRLTTLKPDLLAKLPLTDAMRKALAEAPKHTANAAKKRHVQFIGKLMREQDVEGILALIDQVDSSTREYNERFHNLERWRDRLITGDDTTLESFVVDYPETDRQHLRSLIRHAQHEAARNKPPAAARKVFKYIRDLDETQRGLR
- a CDS encoding FagA protein is translated as MAFRSRNSPCLDCWFWQGFRIRCALLPDEPRLLELYWAQGRELVEHGLLGPWRMSLTTLNLLLDTACDAALPWHWRSLCLDHAYRSLYALQHLAASRRQQHSLNRLRNRLATLHLQPSLTSSELAEGNPYE